In a genomic window of Sulfurimonas denitrificans DSM 1251:
- a CDS encoding bifunctional proline dehydrogenase/L-glutamate gamma-semialdehyde dehydrogenase, with the protein MNIDKKTFDEAKTLAASWQKNIEKNRIDSEKKFHAIMKRLLSDSKNKIFLIELLDQSFRSLDNNRIANQLEYNFNKYNNTTFFTKFEQLLVSLFRNLGIYFPSISIPLFIAYLRDDVKNIVIKGEDASLNAHLQKRLAQKTRVNINIIGEAVLGEAEAKERVEKYISLLQNPNIDYVSIKISTIFSQINPISHHWSIEQISLRLQKIYRAAIQNNSKFINLDMEEYRDINLTIDVFIKTLSLDEFKNLHAGIVLQAYIPETMTHLKKLYEWAKRRVDDGGASIKVRLVKGANQEMELTEASLRDWECVTYLDKAQSDANFKLLMDFLIDKEVSPYIHVGIASHNLFDQALGYILAKQRGVLKYFSAEMLEGMSETAYHILKQEDIKVILYAPTATSKTFTNAIAYLVRRFDENTAQQNFLRHSFGLKVGSEAWAILLKSYEDSIDALNSLPKEPYRKQDRNTEVFENIDNVDGYIFKNESDTDFTLTQNQIWADKIRDKYKNISKEEPLRVHIVVGGKELMSQEVKEVMDKSQNITLHRCFMAGEDVLKEAIEVAKSDVDAWSELTLKERTKVLMNVANEFRKNRGLLIGIAAAELGKIFSESDVEISEAIDFLNFYPYSLKKLNELDGIKLEEKGVGLVISPWNFPIAIAVGGVAAALACGNRVILKPSSDALLCGYMLCKCFWDAGVSKNTLQFIPTQGELAGEFLLKSKDIDFVIFTGSEKTAYKMLKNRPEIHLSAETGGKDATIVTALSDRDQAIKNVVASAFNNSGQKCSATSLLILEREVYEDEEFKKMLIDATLSLHVGSVWDTQNRISSLVNIPSGNLKYALEHLDDGEEWLIAPSFEDSNPYMLKPSIRWGTKKGDFCHMNELFGPVLSVMCAEDLDDALSLVNSTGYGLTSGIESLDEREVLKFKENLMAGNLYINRMTTGAVVLRQPFGGMGKSAIGSGKKAGGFNYVSQFVNISCDFLSEQKSAPHPYLRNLQEILKDEDNYRETLEKSIKTIGNFAYHLKNEFLQEHDYSNIRGQSNINRYLHVKKMMLVIDTNDALYEILCSIAAAKLSRVKLHVSLPKELYSDELLWLISKKTLLLDEHDSLACETLEESIESMRASARVRYLSKENIRREVYEQMAKDARHIASEPFIPHGRVELMHYFLEQSISHNYHRYGNIGLYTFKKKEEK; encoded by the coding sequence ATGAATATAGACAAAAAAACTTTTGATGAGGCAAAAACTCTTGCTGCTTCGTGGCAAAAAAATATAGAGAAAAATAGAATAGACTCCGAGAAAAAATTTCATGCTATTATGAAACGCCTTCTTAGTGATTCTAAAAACAAGATATTTCTTATAGAGTTGCTTGATCAGAGCTTTAGATCACTTGATAACAATCGTATAGCCAATCAGTTAGAGTATAATTTTAACAAGTATAACAACACAACTTTTTTTACAAAGTTTGAACAGTTATTGGTTTCTCTCTTTCGCAATCTTGGTATCTACTTTCCTTCTATCTCAATTCCACTTTTCATTGCCTACTTAAGAGATGATGTAAAAAATATAGTTATTAAAGGGGAAGATGCCTCCTTAAATGCGCATCTTCAAAAGCGTTTGGCTCAGAAGACAAGAGTAAATATCAATATAATCGGTGAGGCAGTGCTAGGCGAAGCAGAAGCTAAAGAGAGAGTTGAAAAATATATATCTCTACTTCAAAACCCAAACATAGATTATGTCTCTATAAAAATCTCTACAATATTTTCACAAATAAATCCTATCTCCCATCACTGGAGTATTGAGCAAATCTCATTAAGACTTCAAAAGATATATAGAGCCGCAATTCAAAACAACTCAAAGTTTATAAATCTTGACATGGAAGAGTACAGAGATATAAATCTAACAATAGATGTTTTTATAAAAACTCTCTCCCTTGATGAGTTTAAAAATCTTCATGCTGGAATCGTTCTTCAAGCGTATATTCCAGAGACAATGACACATTTAAAAAAACTATATGAGTGGGCAAAGAGAAGAGTTGATGATGGCGGGGCCAGCATAAAGGTAAGGCTTGTAAAAGGTGCAAATCAAGAGATGGAACTTACAGAAGCTTCACTTAGAGATTGGGAGTGTGTAACTTATTTAGATAAGGCTCAAAGCGATGCAAATTTCAAGCTTTTAATGGATTTTCTAATAGATAAAGAGGTCTCGCCATATATACATGTAGGCATTGCATCTCATAATCTTTTTGATCAAGCGCTTGGCTATATACTCGCAAAACAAAGAGGAGTTTTGAAATACTTTAGTGCTGAGATGCTTGAGGGTATGAGTGAGACGGCTTATCATATACTAAAGCAAGAAGATATTAAAGTTATACTATACGCTCCAACTGCAACTTCAAAGACATTTACAAATGCTATAGCTTATCTTGTTAGAAGATTTGATGAAAACACCGCACAGCAAAACTTTCTAAGACATAGTTTTGGGCTTAAAGTTGGAAGTGAGGCTTGGGCGATTTTGCTCAAAAGTTATGAGGACTCAATAGATGCGCTAAATTCACTTCCCAAAGAGCCATATAGAAAACAAGATAGAAACACAGAAGTGTTTGAGAATATTGATAATGTTGATGGATATATTTTTAAAAATGAGAGTGATACGGATTTTACCCTTACACAAAACCAAATTTGGGCTGATAAAATTCGAGATAAATATAAAAATATCTCAAAAGAGGAGCCTCTAAGAGTCCACATTGTAGTTGGTGGCAAAGAGCTTATGAGCCAAGAAGTAAAAGAGGTTATGGATAAATCTCAAAATATCACTCTTCATAGATGCTTTATGGCTGGTGAAGATGTGTTAAAAGAAGCCATAGAGGTTGCAAAGAGTGATGTAGATGCTTGGAGTGAGCTAACACTTAAAGAGAGAACAAAAGTGCTCATGAACGTGGCAAATGAGTTTAGAAAAAACAGAGGTTTACTGATAGGGATTGCTGCAGCAGAGCTTGGCAAAATCTTTAGCGAGAGTGATGTTGAAATATCTGAGGCGATAGACTTTTTAAACTTTTATCCATACAGTCTAAAAAAACTAAACGAATTAGATGGCATAAAGCTAGAAGAAAAAGGAGTTGGTTTAGTTATAAGTCCTTGGAATTTTCCAATAGCTATAGCAGTTGGAGGAGTCGCAGCAGCTCTTGCATGTGGAAATAGGGTTATTTTAAAACCATCCTCAGATGCCTTGCTTTGCGGATATATGCTTTGTAAATGTTTTTGGGATGCTGGAGTTAGTAAAAACACTCTACAGTTTATTCCAACGCAGGGAGAATTAGCTGGTGAGTTTCTTCTAAAGAGTAAAGATATCGATTTTGTTATATTTACAGGAAGTGAAAAAACTGCTTATAAGATGTTGAAAAATCGTCCAGAAATTCATTTAAGTGCAGAGACTGGTGGAAAAGATGCAACCATAGTTACAGCGTTGAGTGATAGAGATCAAGCTATCAAAAATGTAGTTGCCTCAGCCTTTAACAATTCTGGACAAAAATGTTCGGCTACTTCACTTTTAATTCTTGAGAGAGAGGTATATGAAGATGAAGAGTTTAAAAAAATGCTCATTGATGCAACACTCTCTTTACATGTAGGCTCAGTTTGGGATACACAAAACAGAATTAGCTCACTAGTAAATATCCCATCAGGAAATTTGAAGTATGCGTTAGAGCATTTAGACGATGGTGAAGAGTGGCTTATAGCCCCTAGTTTTGAAGATTCAAATCCTTACATGTTAAAACCATCCATTAGATGGGGAACAAAAAAAGGGGATTTTTGTCATATGAACGAGCTTTTTGGTCCAGTTTTAAGTGTAATGTGCGCAGAAGATTTAGATGATGCACTCTCTTTAGTAAACTCAACAGGGTATGGGCTAACTTCAGGAATTGAGAGCCTTGATGAGAGAGAGGTTTTGAAGTTTAAAGAGAATCTAATGGCTGGAAATCTCTACATAAACCGTATGACAACTGGAGCTGTAGTGTTGAGACAACCTTTTGGCGGCATGGGTAAATCAGCGATAGGAAGCGGCAAAAAAGCAGGTGGGTTTAACTATGTTTCTCAGTTTGTAAATATCTCTTGTGACTTTTTATCAGAGCAAAAATCAGCTCCTCATCCATACTTGAGAAATCTTCAAGAGATTTTAAAGGATGAAGATAACTACAGAGAAACTTTAGAAAAAAGTATCAAGACTATTGGGAATTTTGCCTACCATTTAAAGAACGAGTTTTTACAAGAGCATGACTATTCAAATATTAGAGGACAAAGCAATATTAACAGATACTTACATGTAAAAAAAATGATGCTAGTTATAGACACTAATGACGCACTTTATGAGATACTATGCTCGATTGCAGCAGCTAAACTCTCGAGGGTAAAGCTACATGTAAGCTTACCAAAAGAGCTTTACTCAGACGAGCTTTTATGGCTTATAAGTAAAAAAACTCTTCTACTTGATGAGCATGACTCTCTTGCATGTGAGACTCTTGAAGAGTCTATTGAGTCTATGAGAGCATCAGCGAGAGTTAGATATTTGAGTAAAGAGAACATAAGAAGAGAAGTTTATGAACAGATGGCAAAAGATGCAAGACATATTGCAAGCGAGCCTTTTATACCTCATGGTAGAGTTGAGCTTATGCACTACTTTTTAGAGCAAAGTATCTCTCATAATTACCATAGATATGGAAATATAGGTCTTTACACTTTTAAGAAGAAGGAGGAGAAGTAG
- a CDS encoding sensor domain-containing diguanylate cyclase → MRLLVLFLSLFSLSLAQPVVNIDSDKSAITDFELSYFIDDTDELKFEDVASMKFVQGKNRDSLGVKVKEAWIKIELFNATKEKQRLFLHQDVAYKYISLEYFETDSSNNLIKKELISPYSDKAHEQLSGADAIFEFTLDSHESKTIYVHQKTPAYHFYNFFIFSQKESTKYLIYEKVDSVLISGLLLALALYNFLIFISSRYKEYLYYSLYLLSTTLWIFYAYGSMAHYFQVYGDIPVKFNFGMMLSPIFLALFIQTIFKTKEQYINEHKLLNSIIFVSLANFIYGLIDFNSALEIMSSSLTYALIVFMWISIRICKKGDKLIKIFLIAHTLYLIFSVYALLYYLGIADANYISSHGTSIGLIIEAMLLSYLVSYKFIIMEQEKEEEKLKQIELKLLASTDSMTKLYNRRYFTEISAKVLHLSKREKNNLSILMIDIDRFKVVNDTYGHQFGDEVLIALSRLLVEHQRKSDIVCRYGGEEFVILLPNTSLKDATNIAQKIRILVESLTMEAPTNKEFKFTISIGVAQIDVEHEDDIKFALKRADDALYRAKNSGRNRVCAEEIK, encoded by the coding sequence ATGAGATTATTAGTGCTATTTTTATCGCTCTTCTCACTATCCCTAGCGCAGCCAGTAGTAAATATAGATTCAGATAAATCTGCCATTACAGATTTTGAACTAAGCTATTTTATTGATGATACAGATGAGTTAAAATTTGAAGATGTAGCATCCATGAAATTTGTGCAAGGCAAAAACAGAGACTCTTTAGGAGTTAAAGTAAAAGAGGCTTGGATAAAAATAGAACTATTTAATGCAACCAAAGAGAAACAGAGGCTTTTTCTACATCAAGACGTAGCATATAAATATATAAGTTTAGAGTATTTTGAAACAGACAGCAGCAATAACCTAATAAAAAAAGAGCTGATTTCTCCATACTCTGATAAAGCGCATGAGCAATTAAGTGGTGCGGATGCTATTTTTGAGTTTACGCTTGATTCACATGAGAGCAAAACAATATATGTTCATCAAAAAACTCCTGCTTATCATTTTTATAATTTTTTTATATTCTCCCAAAAAGAGTCCACTAAATATTTAATATATGAAAAAGTAGATTCAGTACTTATATCTGGGTTGTTATTAGCTTTGGCTCTATATAATTTTCTTATATTTATATCTTCAAGGTATAAAGAGTATTTATACTACTCCCTATATCTACTATCAACTACTCTGTGGATATTTTACGCCTATGGTTCAATGGCACACTATTTTCAAGTTTATGGCGATATTCCAGTAAAATTCAATTTTGGTATGATGTTGTCTCCAATTTTTTTAGCACTTTTTATTCAAACAATTTTCAAAACAAAAGAACAATACATCAATGAGCATAAATTACTAAATAGTATTATCTTTGTATCATTGGCAAACTTTATATATGGACTTATAGATTTCAATAGTGCATTAGAAATTATGTCCTCCTCGCTCACTTATGCCCTTATTGTTTTTATGTGGATTAGTATTAGAATCTGCAAAAAAGGCGATAAACTAATAAAAATATTTTTAATTGCACATACATTGTATTTGATATTTAGTGTTTATGCTCTTTTATATTATTTGGGCATTGCAGATGCTAATTACATATCATCTCATGGAACGAGCATAGGTCTTATTATAGAGGCGATGTTACTCTCTTATTTAGTTTCTTATAAATTTATAATAATGGAACAGGAGAAAGAGGAAGAAAAACTAAAACAGATAGAGTTAAAGCTTTTAGCATCTACTGATTCTATGACTAAGCTCTACAATAGAAGGTATTTTACAGAGATATCAGCAAAGGTGTTGCATCTATCTAAGAGAGAGAAAAATAATTTATCTATACTTATGATTGATATTGACCGATTTAAAGTCGTAAACGATACATATGGACATCAGTTTGGTGATGAAGTGCTAATTGCTTTATCACGACTTCTTGTTGAACATCAAAGAAAGAGTGACATTGTTTGCAGATATGGAGGTGAAGAGTTTGTAATACTGTTACCGAACACCTCACTTAAAGATGCCACTAATATAGCACAGAAGATACGAATATTAGTAGAATCATTGACTATGGAAGCTCCCACAAACAAAGAGTTCAAATTTACAATAAGCATAGGTGTAGCTCAGATAGATGTAGAGCACGAAGACGATATTAAATTTGCCCTAAAGAGAGCAGATGATGCTCTATATAGAGCAAAAAACAGTGGCAGAAATAGAGTTTGTGCTGAAGAAATAAAATAG
- a CDS encoding c-type cytochrome, which translates to MKKIVSLSLIVGALCTMFASESPEELATKKCGECHLMGAITKEKLDNMKAPPYWAIAKKARERYENEEDKISYIIDYALHPSEDKMLFPVDTKQKFGVMPSLEGKVTAEEIRKISTYILEKKF; encoded by the coding sequence ATGAAAAAAATAGTTAGTTTATCTTTAATTGTAGGTGCACTGTGCACTATGTTCGCTTCAGAATCGCCAGAGGAGCTTGCAACTAAAAAATGTGGCGAGTGCCATCTTATGGGCGCCATTACAAAAGAGAAGTTAGACAACATGAAAGCACCTCCATACTGGGCAATTGCAAAAAAAGCAAGGGAACGATATGAAAATGAAGAGGACAAAATCAGCTATATAATTGATTATGCACTCCATCCAAGTGAAGACAAAATGCTCTTTCCTGTAGATACAAAACAGAAATTTGGCGTTATGCCTTCACTTGAGGGTAAAGTTACTGCCGAAGAGATTAGAAAAATATCAACTTATATTTTAGAAAAAAAGTTTTAA
- a CDS encoding NAD(P)H-dependent glycerol-3-phosphate dehydrogenase codes for MSKVGVIGAGKWGSALAFALSEKCEVYITSRTPRDMKNFVSLEEILRLEYLVIAIPAQQVSSWLREHFIYNNHKVLVAAKGIEATSGKFLNEIYEEHVPNEKIAFLSGPSFATEVMKSLPTALVINSINEELSAEFACFFPSFIKTYTSTDIAGAEVAGAYKNVIAIAAGICEGLGLGKNAAASLISRGLVEMQRFGKVYGAKDESFIGLSGAGDLFLTASSTMSRNFRVGLGIAEGKSKEQIVEELGEVAEGIGTTYALYSIAKEKDLYLPIAREVYYMLEGLDPHVSLRNFLSN; via the coding sequence ATGAGTAAAGTTGGAGTAATCGGAGCTGGAAAATGGGGGAGCGCTTTAGCTTTTGCACTGAGTGAGAAATGTGAAGTATATATAACTTCAAGAACTCCAAGGGATATGAAAAATTTTGTCTCTTTAGAGGAGATTTTGAGATTAGAGTATTTAGTCATAGCAATACCTGCACAACAAGTTTCCTCATGGCTAAGAGAGCATTTTATCTACAATAATCATAAAGTATTAGTTGCTGCAAAAGGGATTGAAGCAACAAGTGGAAAATTTTTAAATGAGATATATGAAGAGCATGTACCAAATGAAAAGATAGCTTTTCTCTCAGGTCCATCATTTGCAACAGAGGTTATGAAATCTCTGCCTACCGCACTTGTCATAAACTCAATAAATGAAGAGTTAAGTGCAGAGTTTGCTTGTTTTTTCCCATCATTTATAAAAACATATACATCAACTGATATTGCAGGTGCTGAGGTTGCAGGTGCTTATAAAAATGTTATAGCAATTGCCGCTGGTATCTGCGAGGGACTTGGGCTTGGAAAAAATGCAGCAGCTTCACTGATTTCAAGAGGTTTAGTTGAGATGCAGAGATTTGGCAAAGTCTATGGTGCGAAAGATGAGAGTTTCATAGGATTAAGCGGAGCGGGGGATCTTTTTTTAACCGCATCTTCGACTATGAGCAGAAATTTTCGTGTCGGTTTAGGCATAGCTGAGGGAAAATCTAAAGAGCAAATAGTCGAGGAGTTAGGAGAAGTAGCCGAGGGAATAGGGACTACTTACGCACTCTACTCAATTGCAAAAGAGAAAGATTTATATCTTCCAATTGCAAGAGAAGTTTATTACATGTTAGAAGGCTTAGATCCACATGTAAGCCTTCGCAATTTCTTATCTAATTAG
- a CDS encoding NAD-binding protein, producing the protein MHKIALIFGHNDYTFEIEKNIKSHYKKIYIFELDEQGGSKESNGYEIQTFDLSEDWDELREIVNIDECEAFCILEEMSKNIFLTLSLRDTFENLKIVALSQDKESTDKLILAGASKILPTTQTTANIIVEMIKKPIVTEVLHNILYEKSNLKIAQVMVKNAQYFNGIYSSDVDWSKEYNITVLSVIDEEGDTEFIYSAKAKHQQIKNGYQFVVVGFDIDIIEFEKLIGGANE; encoded by the coding sequence ATGCACAAGATAGCTTTAATATTTGGGCATAATGATTATACTTTTGAGATAGAAAAAAATATAAAATCTCACTACAAAAAGATATATATTTTTGAACTTGATGAGCAGGGCGGCTCTAAGGAGAGTAATGGATATGAGATACAAACTTTTGACTTGAGTGAAGATTGGGATGAGTTAAGAGAAATTGTTAATATAGATGAGTGTGAAGCATTTTGCATCTTGGAGGAGATGTCAAAAAATATATTTTTAACTCTTTCTCTTCGTGATACATTTGAAAATTTAAAGATTGTAGCACTCTCTCAAGATAAAGAGAGTACAGATAAACTTATCTTAGCAGGAGCTTCTAAGATTCTTCCAACTACACAAACTACTGCCAATATCATTGTCGAGATGATTAAAAAACCAATAGTGACGGAAGTTTTACATAATATTTTATATGAAAAAAGTAATCTTAAAATTGCTCAAGTGATGGTGAAAAATGCTCAATATTTTAATGGAATTTATTCATCAGATGTAGATTGGAGCAAAGAGTATAATATTACAGTTTTATCTGTTATAGATGAAGAGGGTGATACGGAATTTATCTACTCAGCTAAGGCAAAACACCAACAGATAAAAAATGGTTATCAATTTGTTGTTGTTGGATTTGATATAGATATAATAGAGTTTGAAAAACTAATAGGAGGCGCAAATGAGTAA
- a CDS encoding ion transporter — protein sequence MLKSLLLDTAYKINTSKNYTKTRHFFYNLLENSNYKYKKVFDFFMIALIFSSVFILIREVKSHVNDELLFYNNYVVSVIFFIEYMLRFWISSSVTEAIIKQSEDDVMLGHEFNLSIALKKIFYQKIKYIISIKAIIDLLAILPFFHELRLLRLFILFRVFKLFRYARSIQVFTSVITAKKFEFLTLLIFASIVVFVSSVLIYVMEANNPDSPINTLFEALYWSVVTISTVGYGDITPITEAGRVVAIFVIIAGIAVFSFTTSLIVTAFTEKLDEIKDTKLIDDIAKKREFYLICGYENLSKEVAKKLVQNSEVVILEENEQKVLQAKKDGFFALHYDPGSIDSYRKLRINIGTQVSAILCLSHSDVENVYTALTIRSFNKDVFILSILKAKANRNKLLFAGVNELLYEKELVGMIAKEFVGQPVAFEAIHALQSNYNGVEMQEIIINERIIDSFKIVGEIECHKHRVILLGIYKKSEKNFYFNPLSETSLEVGDYLLLIGNIQFIKEFTDTLHKGKE from the coding sequence TTGCTTAAGTCTCTGCTCTTAGATACAGCATACAAAATTAACACCTCAAAGAACTACACAAAAACAAGACATTTTTTTTATAATCTTTTAGAAAACAGTAACTATAAATATAAAAAAGTTTTTGATTTTTTTATGATAGCACTTATCTTTTCAAGTGTTTTTATTCTCATAAGAGAGGTAAAATCACATGTAAACGATGAACTTCTCTTTTATAACAACTATGTGGTATCAGTTATATTTTTTATAGAATATATGCTTAGGTTTTGGATAAGCAGCAGTGTTACAGAAGCAATTATAAAACAGAGCGAAGATGATGTTATGCTAGGGCATGAATTTAATCTCTCTATTGCCTTAAAGAAGATTTTTTATCAAAAAATAAAATATATTATTTCCATAAAAGCTATCATAGATTTACTTGCTATTCTTCCGTTTTTTCATGAATTAAGACTTCTTAGGCTTTTTATTCTCTTTCGTGTTTTTAAACTTTTTAGATATGCAAGGAGCATTCAAGTTTTCACTTCAGTAATCACTGCTAAAAAATTTGAATTTTTAACACTGCTTATTTTTGCTTCCATAGTAGTTTTCGTCTCATCTGTGCTTATTTATGTAATGGAGGCAAATAATCCAGATTCGCCAATAAACACTTTATTTGAAGCCCTATACTGGTCTGTTGTTACAATCTCTACTGTTGGATATGGAGATATAACCCCAATTACAGAGGCTGGAAGAGTTGTTGCTATTTTTGTTATCATAGCAGGAATTGCAGTTTTTTCATTTACAACATCTTTGATAGTTACCGCATTTACTGAAAAACTAGATGAGATAAAAGATACAAAGCTAATCGATGATATTGCAAAAAAAAGAGAGTTTTATCTAATTTGTGGATATGAGAATCTCTCTAAAGAGGTTGCAAAAAAACTTGTACAAAACAGTGAAGTGGTTATTTTAGAAGAGAATGAACAAAAAGTTTTACAGGCTAAAAAAGATGGGTTTTTCGCACTTCACTATGATCCTGGAAGTATTGATAGTTATCGAAAACTTCGTATAAATATAGGTACTCAGGTAAGTGCTATTTTATGCTTAAGTCATAGCGATGTAGAAAATGTTTACACTGCTTTGACTATTCGCTCTTTTAACAAAGATGTTTTTATACTCTCAATTTTAAAAGCTAAAGCAAATAGAAACAAACTACTTTTTGCAGGTGTAAATGAACTTTTGTATGAAAAAGAGTTGGTTGGAATGATAGCAAAAGAGTTTGTTGGGCAACCTGTTGCATTTGAAGCTATTCACGCTCTGCAATCTAACTATAACGGTGTAGAGATGCAAGAAATTATTATAAATGAGAGAATTATAGATAGTTTTAAAATTGTAGGTGAGATAGAGTGCCATAAACATAGAGTTATACTCTTAGGTATCTATAAAAAAAGTGAAAAAAATTTCTATTTCAATCCGCTAAGTGAGACATCTTTAGAGGTTGGTGATTATCTTCTTCTTATAGGAAATATACAATTTATCAAAGAGTTTACAGATACTTTGCACAAAGGAAAAGAGTGA
- the gatB gene encoding Asp-tRNA(Asn)/Glu-tRNA(Gln) amidotransferase subunit GatB has translation MFEVVIGLEVHVQLNTKTKLFCSCPTSFNHKQNTNTCPTCLALPGALPVLNKEVLNKSIMFGTAVDATINKTSYFDRKSYFYPDSPSAYQITQLYTPVVEHGKLRIDFEDGSHKTIRINRAHIEADAGKNIHDGAISKVDLNRAGTPLLEIVSEPDMRSAEEVTLYLKKLHSIIRYLDIGDANMQEGSFRVDVNVSIRPKGDEKLYTRVEIKNINSFRFIQRAIELEVERQRDAWEDGTYESEIVQETRLFDQVRQETRSMRGKEEAADYRYFPEPDLLKTVITDEMLEKYSKIPELPDEKMARFVKDYEMNEYSASVLTSAIEMAHYFESMMEEGVSSKNALTWLTTELQGRFKGEINISNSPVDAKKLALLVKRIEDGTISGKAAKDVLDYLMQNSVDVDSAIDTLGLKQVSDSGAIEAICDAVIAANGDKVTEYQSGKDKLFGFFVGQVMKESKGSANPQTVNDILKAKLG, from the coding sequence ATGTTTGAAGTAGTAATCGGACTGGAAGTTCATGTTCAGTTAAACACAAAAACTAAACTTTTTTGCTCATGTCCAACAAGTTTTAACCACAAACAAAATACAAATACATGTCCAACTTGTTTAGCACTCCCTGGCGCACTTCCTGTTCTTAACAAAGAAGTTCTAAACAAATCTATAATGTTTGGTACAGCAGTTGATGCTACTATAAATAAAACATCATATTTTGATAGAAAAAGTTACTTTTATCCAGACTCTCCATCTGCTTATCAGATAACTCAACTATATACTCCAGTGGTAGAACATGGAAAGCTCAGAATAGATTTTGAAGACGGTAGCCATAAAACTATTCGTATTAACAGAGCACATATTGAAGCGGATGCTGGAAAAAATATACATGATGGAGCTATCTCAAAGGTAGATTTAAATCGTGCAGGAACACCGCTCCTAGAGATAGTAAGTGAACCTGATATGAGAAGTGCAGAGGAAGTTACACTATATCTTAAAAAACTTCACTCAATCATACGTTATCTTGATATTGGTGATGCAAATATGCAAGAGGGTTCATTTCGCGTAGATGTAAACGTCTCTATCCGTCCAAAAGGTGATGAGAAGTTATACACCCGCGTGGAGATTAAAAATATAAACAGTTTTAGATTTATCCAAAGAGCAATAGAGCTTGAAGTAGAGCGTCAGCGTGATGCGTGGGAAGATGGCACTTATGAGAGTGAGATAGTTCAAGAGACTCGCCTTTTTGATCAAGTAAGACAAGAGACTCGCTCTATGCGTGGCAAAGAAGAAGCTGCTGATTATCGTTATTTTCCAGAGCCAGATTTGCTAAAAACAGTTATAACAGATGAGATGTTGGAGAAATACTCTAAAATCCCAGAGCTTCCAGATGAAAAGATGGCGCGTTTTGTAAAAGATTATGAGATGAATGAGTATAGTGCGAGTGTTTTAACTTCTGCTATAGAGATGGCTCACTATTTTGAAAGTATGATGGAAGAGGGAGTTAGTTCTAAAAATGCACTTACTTGGCTTACAACAGAACTTCAAGGCAGATTTAAAGGAGAGATAAATATATCAAACTCTCCAGTTGATGCAAAAAAATTAGCTCTTTTAGTAAAGAGAATTGAAGATGGCACGATAAGCGGAAAAGCGGCTAAAGATGTACTTGATTATCTGATGCAAAACAGTGTTGATGTAGATAGTGCAATTGATACGCTTGGGCTAAAACAAGTGAGTGATAGTGGTGCGATAGAGGCTATATGTGACGCGGTAATAGCTGCAAATGGCGATAAAGTAACAGAGTATCAAAGTGGAAAAGATAAACTCTTTGGCTTCTTTGTAGGACAAGTTATGAAAGAGTCAAAAGGGAGTGCTAATCCACAAACTGTAAATGACATACTAAAAGCAAAGCTTGGGTAA